In the Helianthus annuus cultivar XRQ/B chromosome 11, HanXRQr2.0-SUNRISE, whole genome shotgun sequence genome, one interval contains:
- the LOC110889499 gene encoding protein DETOXIFICATION 54 has translation MKNSNNNFQGFTTSQVVEELNDLLRMVIPITAANCLVFLRAVISVLFLGRLGSLELAGGSLSLGFTNITGYSVLVGLASGLEPVCSQAYGSNGSNKWELLSNSLVRMIFILLVAIIPIGFLWLNLEPILLFMGQDAAITSAAATYCYYSLPDLLTNCLLQPLRVYLRSQGVTKPLMWCNLIAVAFHVPINYVLVVEKGLGVSGVAMGTVLTNLNMMGLMIGYVWVYGKWRWTWRWTEGIGMRELVRLSVTSCMGICLEWWWYEIVTVLAGYLADPRLAVAGTGILIQTTSLMYTVPMALAGCVSARVGNELGAGRPYKAKLAALVALGCAFVVGFIHVIWTIIFRDKWSALFTHDHMLQSLVSSVMPIMGLCELGNCPQTTGCGILRGTARPAVGARINLGSFYFVGTPVAVGLAFFLNVGFSGLWIGLLSAQLACVVSVLYSVLVKTDWEGEALRAEKLTNLSNGGLEMVAEYDSDGSDHEKGLLIVK, from the exons ATGAAGAACTCCAATAACAACTTCCAAGGGTTCACCACTTCACAG GTAGTAGAAGAACTAAATGATCTTCTACGTATGGTGATTCCAATAACCGCAGCAAATTGTCTCGTATTCCTCCGAGCTGTTATTTCCGTGCTGTTTCTAGGCCGGCTCGGGAGCCTAGAGCTAGCTGGCGGTTCGTTATCCTTAGGTTTCACTAACATCACCGGCTACTCAGTCCTGGTCGGGTTGGCGTCGGGGCTGGAGCCGGTGTGCAGCCAGGCGTACGGTAGCAACGGGAGCAACAAGTGGGAGTTATTGTCTAATTCTTTAGTTCGAATGATCTTCATACTACTGGTGGCGATCATACCTATTGGGTTCTTATGGTTAAATCTAGAACCGATTCTGTTGTTTATGGGACAGGATGCAGCGATTACGTCAGCAGCCGCGACGTACTGTTATTATTCTCTACCGGATTTGTTAACAAACTGTTTGTTACAGCCGTTACGGGTTTATCTACGGTCACAAGGAGTCACGAAACCGTTGATGTG GTGCAACTTAATAGCGGTTGCGTTCCACGTGCCGATAAACTACGTGTTAGTAGTGGAGAAAGGATTGGGTGTGAGCGGGGTGGCGATGGGAACGGTGCTAACGAATTTGAACATGATGGGGTTAATGATAGGGTACGTGTGGGTGTATGGGAAGTGGAGGTGGACGTGGAGATGGACGGAGGGTATTGGGATGAGGGAGTTGGTGAGATTGTCTGTGACGAGTTGTATGGGAATATGTTTGGAGTGGTGGTGGTATGAGATCGTGACCGTTCTTGCTGGATATCTGGCAGATCCACGGCTGGCAGTGGCGGGAACTGGGATATTGATACAGACGACGAGTTTGATGTACACGGTTCCCATGGCGTTGGCTGGGTGTGTTTCTGCACGA GTCGGAAATGAGCTCGGAGCAGGGAGACCATACAAGGCAAAACTAGCTGCACTTGTGGCCTTGGGTTGTGCTTTTGTAGTTGGTTTCATTCATGTCATTTGGACCATAATTTTTAGGGACAAATGGAGTGCACTATTCACCCATGACCACATGCTCCAATCACTCGTGTCATCGGTCATGCCGATCATGGGTCTATGTGAGCTAGGCAACTGCCCACAAACCACTGGTTGTGGGATCCTACGTGGGACAGCTAGACCTGCGGTTGGTGCACGTATCAACCTCGGTTCTTTCTACTTTGTTGGCACTCCGGTGGCCGTGGGCTTAGCTTTCTTTTTGAATGTTGGATTTAGTGGTTTGTGGATTGGTCTTTTGTCGGCTCAGTTGGCGTGTGTGGTTTCGGTTTTGTATTCGGTTCTTGTAAAAACAGATTGGGAAGGTGAGGCTTTGAGGGCGGAAAAACTAACGAATTTGTCGAATGGTGGGTTGGAGATGGTCGCGGAATACGATTCTGATGGTAGTGATCATGAAAAAGGGTTGTTGATCGTCAAGTGA
- the LOC110889500 gene encoding oxysterol-binding protein-related protein 1C isoform X2: MHPFCCVAADHNHSMPATPSSSAAVRSEFLNHIHPNPNPKPNVNNSNNNHHQNHNYQKQNQNQDQRDVKIINDIVGNGISGVLNKWVNYGKGWRPRWFVLQDGVLSYYKIHGPHKILVSGEAVKGARVIGDESFRRLSKRSSGFYVGNSQHLHRKPIGEVHLKVSSIRESGSDDRRFSIFTGTKRLHLRADTREDRIAWMEALQAVKGMFPRMSNSELMAPIAGIAVSTEKLRQRLLEEGVSEAAIQDSENIMRSEFSAMQDQLVLLKQKYLLLTDTLRMLETEKVDLENTVVDESQRQSKEVGATSRLRQDKYSASPSESEDDNERGDAAEEESDDEDNAFFDTRDFLSSGSFKSSGSDMMSPSFTSDDEDQINEPEIDASIRSVGTNFPCVKRRKKLPDPVEKEKGVSLWSMIKDNIGKDLTKVCLPVYFNEPISSLQKCFEDLEYSYLLDRAYEWGKRGNSLMRILNVAAFAVSGYASTEGRNCKPFNPLLGETYEADYPDKGLRFFSEKVSHHPMIVACHCEGNGWTFWGDSNLKSKFWGRSIQLDPVGVLTLKFDDGEIFQWSKVTTSIYNLILGKLYCDHYGTMRIQGNQNYSCKLKFKEQSIIERNPHQVQGVVQDRSGKTAATLIGKWDESMHYVNGDCSGKGKGDPFSDARLLWRRSKPPKVPTRYNLTRFAITLNELLPGLKEKLPPTDSRLRPDQRCLENGEYEMANAEKLRLEQRQRQARKMQERGWKPRWFAKDKATDTFVYTGGYWEAREEAKWGSCPDIFGQFSSDQTLD; encoded by the exons atgcatcCTTTTTGTTGTGTTGCCGCCGATCATAACCACTCCATGCCGGCCACTCCGTCGTCTTCTGCCGCCGTGAGATCGGAATTTCTCAATCACATAcatccaaaccctaaccctaaacCTAACGtgaataatagtaataataatcatcatcagaatcacaaTTATCAGAAgcagaatcagaatcaggatcagagAGATGTGAAGATTATTAATGATATTGTGGGGAATGGGATATCAGGGGTGTTGAATAAGTGGGTTAATTATGGTAAAGGATGGAGACCTAGATGGTTTGTGTTGCAGGATGGAGTGCTTTCTTATTACAAGATTCATGGGCCTCATAAGATTCTTGTTAGTGGAGAGGCTGTCAAAGGGGCTAGAGTTATTGGTGATGAGTCTTTTCGCCGCTTGTCCAAGCGGAGTTCGGGTTTTTATGTTGGTAATTCGCAGCATTTGCATCGGAAGCCGATTGGTGAAGTTCATCTTAAG GTTTCATCTATTCGTGAAAGTGGGTCAGATGACAGAAGATTCTCCATTTTTACCGGGACAAAAAGGCTGCATTTGAGGGCAGACACAAGGGAGGATCGAATTGCGTGGATGGAAGCTTTACAGGCTGTGAAGGGGATGTTTCCTCGAATGTCTAACAGTGAATTAATGGCTCCTATTGCTGGCATTGCCGTATCAACGGAAAAGTTGAGGCAGCGATTGTTGGAAGAAGGTGTAAGTGAAGCAGCGATTCAGGACAGTGAAAATATTATGAGGAGTGAATTTTCAGCAATGCAAGATCAATTAGTGCTTCTCAAGCAGAAGTATTTGCTTCTCACGGACACATTGCGTATGTTAGAG ACGGAAAAGGTTGACCTTGAGAACACAGTAGTAGATGAGAGTCAAAGGCAGTCAAAGGAAGTTGGGGCAACTTCGAGGCTAAGGCAAGATAAATATAGCG CAAGTCCAAGTGAATCAGAGGATGATAACGAAAGGGGAGATGCTGCAGAAGAAGAGTCAGATGATGAAGATAACGCCTTCTTCGACACCCGGGACTTTTTATCATCAGGTTCTTTTAAAAGCAGTGGGTCCGACATGATGTCGCCATCTTTTACATCCGACGACGAAGACCAAATTAACGAACCGGAAATCGATGCTTCTATTAGATCAGTCGGTACTAATTTTCCTTGTGTTAAAAGACGGAAGAAGTTGCCAGATCCTGTAGAAAAGGAGAAGGGAGTAAGTCTTTGGTCAATGATCAAAGATAATATCGGAAAAGATCTTACCAAAGTGTGTCTTCCTGTATACTTCAACGAACCTATATCTTCTCTGCAAAAATGTTTTGAAGATTTGGAGTACTCTTATCTTCTTGATCGGGCATATGAATGGGGCAAAAGG GGTAATAGCCTTATGCGGATTTTGAATGTGGCTGCATTTGCAGTATCTGGATACGCTTCCACTGAAggaagaaactgcaaaccgtttAATCCGTTGCTAGGGGAAACTTATGAGGCGGACTATCCAGATAAAGGCCTGCGGTTTTTCTCCGAAAAG GTCAGTCATCACCCAATGATTGTAGCATGTCACTGTGAGGGCAACGGTTGGACATTTTGGGGAGATAGCAACTTGAAAAGCAAGTTTTGGGGTCGTTCAATTCAGCTCGACCCCGTTGGGGTTTTAACATTAAAGTTCGACGATGGAGAAATTTTTCAGTGGAGTAAG GTTACAACATCCATATATAATCTTATTTTGGGTAAACTTTACTGTGACCACTATGGCACCATGCGTATCCAAGGGAACCAAAATTATTCCTGTAAGCTCAAGTTTAAGGAGCAGTCGATCATAGAGCGGAACCCACATCAG GTTCAAGGCGTTGTTCAAGACAGGAGTGGAAAAACGGCAGCAACTTTAATTGGCAAATGGGACGAAAGCATGCATTATGTGAACGGAGACTGTTCTGGAAAAGGAAAAGGTGACCCATTTTCAGATGCGCGTTTGCTATGGAGAAGAAGCAAACCTCCAAAGGTTCCCACAAGATATAACCTAACCCGCTTTGCTATTACGTTAAATGAGCTTCTCCCTGGACTAAAG GAGAAGCTTCCACCAACCGATTCAAGGCTGAGACCAGATCAGAGGTGCTTAGAAAATGGCGAGTATGAAATGGCAAATGCAGAGAAGCTAAGACTCGAGCAACGTCAGCGGCAG GCTAGGAAAATGCAAGAGAGGGGGTGGAAACCGCGGTGGTTTGCAAAGGATAAAGCAACCGATACTTTTGTTTATACCGGCGGTTATTGGGAGGCCCGAGAAGAAGCTAAGTGGGGTTCATGTCCCGATATTTTTGGACAGTTTTCTTCAGATCAGACGTTAGACTGA
- the LOC110889500 gene encoding oxysterol-binding protein-related protein 1C isoform X1 produces the protein MHPFCCVAADHNHSMPATPSSSAAVRSEFLNHIHPNPNPKPNVNNSNNNHHQNHNYQKQNQNQDQRDVKIINDIVGNGISGVLNKWVNYGKGWRPRWFVLQDGVLSYYKIHGPHKILVSGEAVKGARVIGDESFRRLSKRSSGFYVGNSQHLHRKPIGEVHLKVSSIRESGSDDRRFSIFTGTKRLHLRADTREDRIAWMEALQAVKGMFPRMSNSELMAPIAGIAVSTEKLRQRLLEEGVSEAAIQDSENIMRSEFSAMQDQLVLLKQKYLLLTDTLRMLETEKVDLENTVVDESQRQSKEVGATSRLRQDKYSEASPSESEDDNERGDAAEEESDDEDNAFFDTRDFLSSGSFKSSGSDMMSPSFTSDDEDQINEPEIDASIRSVGTNFPCVKRRKKLPDPVEKEKGVSLWSMIKDNIGKDLTKVCLPVYFNEPISSLQKCFEDLEYSYLLDRAYEWGKRGNSLMRILNVAAFAVSGYASTEGRNCKPFNPLLGETYEADYPDKGLRFFSEKVSHHPMIVACHCEGNGWTFWGDSNLKSKFWGRSIQLDPVGVLTLKFDDGEIFQWSKVTTSIYNLILGKLYCDHYGTMRIQGNQNYSCKLKFKEQSIIERNPHQVQGVVQDRSGKTAATLIGKWDESMHYVNGDCSGKGKGDPFSDARLLWRRSKPPKVPTRYNLTRFAITLNELLPGLKEKLPPTDSRLRPDQRCLENGEYEMANAEKLRLEQRQRQARKMQERGWKPRWFAKDKATDTFVYTGGYWEAREEAKWGSCPDIFGQFSSDQTLD, from the exons atgcatcCTTTTTGTTGTGTTGCCGCCGATCATAACCACTCCATGCCGGCCACTCCGTCGTCTTCTGCCGCCGTGAGATCGGAATTTCTCAATCACATAcatccaaaccctaaccctaaacCTAACGtgaataatagtaataataatcatcatcagaatcacaaTTATCAGAAgcagaatcagaatcaggatcagagAGATGTGAAGATTATTAATGATATTGTGGGGAATGGGATATCAGGGGTGTTGAATAAGTGGGTTAATTATGGTAAAGGATGGAGACCTAGATGGTTTGTGTTGCAGGATGGAGTGCTTTCTTATTACAAGATTCATGGGCCTCATAAGATTCTTGTTAGTGGAGAGGCTGTCAAAGGGGCTAGAGTTATTGGTGATGAGTCTTTTCGCCGCTTGTCCAAGCGGAGTTCGGGTTTTTATGTTGGTAATTCGCAGCATTTGCATCGGAAGCCGATTGGTGAAGTTCATCTTAAG GTTTCATCTATTCGTGAAAGTGGGTCAGATGACAGAAGATTCTCCATTTTTACCGGGACAAAAAGGCTGCATTTGAGGGCAGACACAAGGGAGGATCGAATTGCGTGGATGGAAGCTTTACAGGCTGTGAAGGGGATGTTTCCTCGAATGTCTAACAGTGAATTAATGGCTCCTATTGCTGGCATTGCCGTATCAACGGAAAAGTTGAGGCAGCGATTGTTGGAAGAAGGTGTAAGTGAAGCAGCGATTCAGGACAGTGAAAATATTATGAGGAGTGAATTTTCAGCAATGCAAGATCAATTAGTGCTTCTCAAGCAGAAGTATTTGCTTCTCACGGACACATTGCGTATGTTAGAG ACGGAAAAGGTTGACCTTGAGAACACAGTAGTAGATGAGAGTCAAAGGCAGTCAAAGGAAGTTGGGGCAACTTCGAGGCTAAGGCAAGATAAATATAGCG AAGCAAGTCCAAGTGAATCAGAGGATGATAACGAAAGGGGAGATGCTGCAGAAGAAGAGTCAGATGATGAAGATAACGCCTTCTTCGACACCCGGGACTTTTTATCATCAGGTTCTTTTAAAAGCAGTGGGTCCGACATGATGTCGCCATCTTTTACATCCGACGACGAAGACCAAATTAACGAACCGGAAATCGATGCTTCTATTAGATCAGTCGGTACTAATTTTCCTTGTGTTAAAAGACGGAAGAAGTTGCCAGATCCTGTAGAAAAGGAGAAGGGAGTAAGTCTTTGGTCAATGATCAAAGATAATATCGGAAAAGATCTTACCAAAGTGTGTCTTCCTGTATACTTCAACGAACCTATATCTTCTCTGCAAAAATGTTTTGAAGATTTGGAGTACTCTTATCTTCTTGATCGGGCATATGAATGGGGCAAAAGG GGTAATAGCCTTATGCGGATTTTGAATGTGGCTGCATTTGCAGTATCTGGATACGCTTCCACTGAAggaagaaactgcaaaccgtttAATCCGTTGCTAGGGGAAACTTATGAGGCGGACTATCCAGATAAAGGCCTGCGGTTTTTCTCCGAAAAG GTCAGTCATCACCCAATGATTGTAGCATGTCACTGTGAGGGCAACGGTTGGACATTTTGGGGAGATAGCAACTTGAAAAGCAAGTTTTGGGGTCGTTCAATTCAGCTCGACCCCGTTGGGGTTTTAACATTAAAGTTCGACGATGGAGAAATTTTTCAGTGGAGTAAG GTTACAACATCCATATATAATCTTATTTTGGGTAAACTTTACTGTGACCACTATGGCACCATGCGTATCCAAGGGAACCAAAATTATTCCTGTAAGCTCAAGTTTAAGGAGCAGTCGATCATAGAGCGGAACCCACATCAG GTTCAAGGCGTTGTTCAAGACAGGAGTGGAAAAACGGCAGCAACTTTAATTGGCAAATGGGACGAAAGCATGCATTATGTGAACGGAGACTGTTCTGGAAAAGGAAAAGGTGACCCATTTTCAGATGCGCGTTTGCTATGGAGAAGAAGCAAACCTCCAAAGGTTCCCACAAGATATAACCTAACCCGCTTTGCTATTACGTTAAATGAGCTTCTCCCTGGACTAAAG GAGAAGCTTCCACCAACCGATTCAAGGCTGAGACCAGATCAGAGGTGCTTAGAAAATGGCGAGTATGAAATGGCAAATGCAGAGAAGCTAAGACTCGAGCAACGTCAGCGGCAG GCTAGGAAAATGCAAGAGAGGGGGTGGAAACCGCGGTGGTTTGCAAAGGATAAAGCAACCGATACTTTTGTTTATACCGGCGGTTATTGGGAGGCCCGAGAAGAAGCTAAGTGGGGTTCATGTCCCGATATTTTTGGACAGTTTTCTTCAGATCAGACGTTAGACTGA